CTCAAAAGTCTTTAAGAAAAACGGTTACGAGATTCCCAAAACTTGGGATGAGATGATCGCCTTGAGCGATCGCCTGGTAGCAGAAGGAAAAACCCCCTGGTGTATTGGCCTAGAAAGTGGAGATGCGACGGGATGGGTTGCTACAGACTGGGTTGAAGATATCATGTTACGAACGGCAGGGGCGAAAACTTATGATCGGTGGATTACTCACCAAATCCCTTTTACCGATCAGTCTGTGAAAAATGCCTTGGAAACTTTTGGCAAAATTGTCCGTAATAAAAACTATGTCTATGGTGGCATGGTGGGAGTCCTCAGCACACCTTTTGGCGATTCAATTCAAGGGTTATTTGGGGATAAGCCTAATTGTTATCTCCATCGTCAGGCCACTTTTATTGCCTCTTTTCTGCCAGAAGATGTGAACATCACCGAAGATGTCGGGATTTTCCCCTTGCCACCCATCAATGCAGAGCAAGGTTTACCCATTTTGGTAGCAGGGGATGTGTTTGCCATGTTTAATGACACACCAGAAGCTCGCAAGTTAATGGAGTATCTGGCCAGTAAAGTTCCCCATGAAGTTGCTGCGGGTTTAGGGGGCTATATTTCTCCCCGAAAAAACATCTCTTTAACGCTCTATCCTGACCAATTAATGAAAAAACAGGCGCAAATTCTGGCTGATGCGGAAGTTATCCGCTTTGATGCCTCAGACATGATGCCTGGTGCGGTGGGAACGGGAACCTTTTGGTCAGGGATGGTAGACTATGTTGGTGGGACGGATGTAGATACGGTTTTGCAAAATATTGAAAATAGTTGGCCAGAGTCAACTCAGTAGATTTAATTGTTGTCAAGATGAGAAAAAGATGGAAGTTATTTCTCGAATTTTAGAGGTAATTTTGGCGATCGCCTTTGGTTGTGGCGGCGTGATTGGCTTATTTTATCTGGCAAACTATGGTATTAATGCCCTGCCTAAACCCTGGAATCGTCACTTTTTGCCCTGGGTATATATCGCACCAGCGATGATTGTATTATCCACCTATTTAATTTGGCCGACTATCCAGACAATTTATCTCAGCTTTTTTGATGGGCGATCTCAGAACTTTGTCGGCTTAAAAAATTATATTTTTGCTTTCACGGATCAAGGGATGTTGGTGGCATTTCGTAACAATTTATTATGGCTTGTTTTGGTGACGGGAAT
Above is a genomic segment from Crocosphaera sp. UHCC 0190 containing:
- a CDS encoding ABC transporter substrate-binding protein; translation: MKQYKQTPLLSLCSIAFISIALLVGCQPAQESSESTKKQVTILGVVIGEQQKKLEQALAAFTEETGIEIVYEGTDTFATTLPIRVDSGNPPDLAMFPQPGLMKDFAKEGKLIPLTNFMTPQQLQDAYADSWLELGSVDDTVYGVWYRASVKSLVWYNSKVFKKNGYEIPKTWDEMIALSDRLVAEGKTPWCIGLESGDATGWVATDWVEDIMLRTAGAKTYDRWITHQIPFTDQSVKNALETFGKIVRNKNYVYGGMVGVLSTPFGDSIQGLFGDKPNCYLHRQATFIASFLPEDVNITEDVGIFPLPPINAEQGLPILVAGDVFAMFNDTPEARKLMEYLASKVPHEVAAGLGGYISPRKNISLTLYPDQLMKKQAQILADAEVIRFDASDMMPGAVGTGTFWSGMVDYVGGTDVDTVLQNIENSWPESTQ